The region AAATGTTTTTACATCAATGGTTCAGCCGTGGACAAGCCGATTAGCCGCTGTAGAGTAGCCGCTTCTAAACACCTCGCATTCAACTtcaaattagaaatatttttcttacgactgaattaatattattataagtTTCTTTCAAACGTAGTTTATCACCTTCGTTTCGGATAAAAAGattgtattataattgatttCCGCGAAAAATTATCGTAAACTCGTGCGTTAAAAATGATCATCACAGCGTTACATATCCCACATGAAATAACGTCAGAAGATATTAATACTAGGcccgaaaatttattccagaaacagatttttcctcatttatatttcctcatttatatttcatcaatTCTGAATAATCGTTGAATGCTGTATTATAGGAGCTTACTTTTTCACGTCATACGTCAGTTCGTACATATGTAGCTATCGTTCAATGACCCAGCAAGTAAACAAATGATTTTTACGTGTGAGAACTAAATTGttgcttgattttttttttttttaatttttttcaaactaccTGAAGTAAagataaaatatcaataagCATACGCTGAAGATTCGAAAATAATTGGACGCgcagtttgattttttttttttttttgacattaaGTGGGCTGTGACTTGCCTTCGTAAGATCCAAGTTGAGCTTTTTCAATTGTTCGTCACGCTTTTCATTTGACCACAAAGGTGATGTAACATTAATTGACATCGTCCTTGGGGATTATCggtttaatttctttcatcttgTACGTTATCTTAAGTATGTTAATCTGTACTGAGAAAGtacaaaattaatgtatatatTGTTTGCTTTAGGTTATTTCAAGCATGTAAATCTATACCCAGATTGTATAAACAACGAATGTGCAATCGGTGTTGTATGCTGACTAATTAATTTCTAATGAAACTATTGAAAACGCAATATTAAGATACATGATTCCTACTTGTCAaacgtaataaatatatacgtctCATACGTGATAGAGAAGTACTCGGTATTCAATTGCAAATTAGACAAGTCTGCGGAATTGACATTCACCCATTCGGAGAGCacattctttttattctttcgagcgtaaattttcttttgatgCGGATAGTTCAAATTACGTGACACGTGAAATCGGCTTTATTCATCTCGGAggtattttcatccttcaacAAGAATAATCTCGATTTATCCTCCCACGAACTACGTAGCATACTTTAGTATGTTCACGCGAAGGAAATTAAGTTGCGCGTCTACGACATTGGAAGATGTAAATACAGTTGTGTTTCacctaaagtttttttccGAATGTGTTTAGAAAAACATGCCTGATATGTGTATCAAATAACGTTTCACGTTTACGATATCCCAACGATTCAAAACAGACGTATAACGATTTGGTGTTATCACGTTGAATGTACACCCCAATAATTGGACCGCTTAGCTTGGTTCACATATTACTCAGATTCTGTTGAAATAACGCACGTTACCAATTTCAAGTGCCACTGTGCGTGACATCTGTCTCCAGTGCTGCAGAGtttctgttatttatttatttttttgctttcaccAACGAAGATAATTCGGAATTTATACCAAGAGATGGAAGCATCGTTTCCAAAGCGTGTGTGAAATGCCAGCAGGTTGCATCTCGCTTCGTGAATAACATCACATTTGGTTTCCACGCACGACGGTATCGTGCCAGCAACAACGCTCCAACGATACAAATTCACAGCTTGAATAATTCATTACTGAAAAATCAAGTTTATACGGATTCTTAATTGTTTAGTCGCGATACGATGTTTCGCACGGCAGCTGCACATCATTGCGAAAATTAGCCgctttgtgaaaatttttcgcttTCATCTCAGAAACGAATAGAGACAATTTGAACCAATGCACCTTGTGAACTTCCCCAAAAATCTTCTGTATCGTATCCGAAATCTGACGCATCGCAATTTCTCCGATACATCTCGTATCTCGTGTTCCCAGAAaaatgaagaggaaaagaagCGAACTGGTCTCATCGTCAGAAATAATCGCGGTATCGTTCAACGTTTCCTCTAACTCCAGTTTTCCACAGAAACTGTTGTCCTTagagacgaatttttttaaatttttctatttttttttctcaacgtttCGTGCAGCAGTCGGTCGTGCAGATTTGATGTCTCAATCAGTGGGTTGAAGGGGTAAGGATCGTTTCTACAAGTTCGTTTCTACAAGCGAATGCATGAGAAACAAATTTGTAGGGTCGCCAATTGTAGAAACGAACCTTTCGAAGCGAACTTGTAAGGTCGCCATTGCACTTGTAGAAACGCACCTATAGACATCGACACTTGTAAACACGATACCCTCTCGCAATCGGCTAAAGTTGTTTTCGTCCGGATTTGAACCTAGATAACGATATTCGATTCGTAGGGCCGACGCTCCGCCCCTTGTCGCAAAATCGAACGCTTACTGCGAGTCTGCGAAATTTCCTCGTCAGTCTGAGTGAAACTTCGGAACGAGTCGGTCGACGACGTTCAATTTTCCTACATTTTCTGGATGTTTCGTTGCTATAGTGAGGTGCAACGTGTGCAATGTTCTGCAGTGAATGTGATCGAACAATTTCAAGTTCACAGCGACTTTTTCACTCTTGAAAAAAAGTGACCGGAATTTCATATCGTGTATTTTGAAGACACAAGTGACGGTActgtaataattatgaaaCGTGCACGTATTTATCACATATTATAAcattcattaaattatttttcgttgcaTTATGACCGTCCTTTAACAAGTCAAGTCGATCCTAGTTTCcgatttattctttttctcaaaCGATCGACTCTATCCATGGAACGTGGTGATAAACGCGAGTGAAAATACGGGCACCGACAAGTTCTAAGCTCGTGACTCCGATGACGTCGTACGTGCAGTAATACTTTACTCCGCTGTACTTTACGGAGTTGCAGTTTACACACCTGGTAAGGACCACTTTCAACTCTTCCGGCGCATATTATCCACTCTCGAATTCTCCAATTGGGTGCACTGAGTTTGGCGTATTCCAATGAGAAACTGGAGTGACAAGCTGCCCGATCGTAAGTAGTCACCACTTAGCTGGTATCGTACCCagatcacttttttttttttttttttttttctttttttcactgtcGACTTCTAAAAAAACAGCTGCAGAGACAATATCTGTATGCTTTACACACAGTTTCAATAACCAATAATTAGGAAATTTGAGCCCAGCCCTTTTCCTGCTGCCCTTGAAAAAATAGCGCTTCAAAAACGGTTCTGTTTTATACtatcggggaaaaaaatgcGATATCACATCGAAACTATTAGATAAGCTTATAACCGTCGAATTTCTTTCAGTTGGAATTTGATcgtagaattaccacagtatCGTCTTTAcagtattgttatttttttttttttgttcgtttgttttttttttgattcccGCGGCTAACGCAGTTATTTGTAAGTTGTCCCAATAAAATTCTGACTAGTGCTTGCCTTCAATAACGCGAAGTTGCTGTTCTTTGTTCAGTCAAAGCGATTACGcacgatgaaataaaattttctggtGTAAGTTACTTTGATCTGTAAGCTGAAAAGCTCAGTATCTTTTGCTCACGAGTAATTTTCCTCTGCGTTttctagtattttttttttttttttattgatttttttttttctgacctGCGAGTAGCAAATTTaatcttgaaatttattgACCATTTACATTGTGTTCAGACTCTTTTGTTCCAATTTTCTGTGTGAATAGCATACAGAACGAGGGGCTGATCGCTTGTGAAATCGTTTGTACTCTAATCGTCGTGCGATTTTCATAAGCGGTATCGCAAAGAGATTTTATATTCGCCATTAAATTTACACGTAAGAAATCCAATTCTGACACTCGGTgggaaatgataatttttccatacaaGGGACAGAACTCTGTACGGTACCATTTGGCAACTTGTGTGTTTTCTTTGGATCGGCGCgtcggagaaaatttttaatctcacGATATTTGAGGTATTCAAGATTGCGTACAACGTCGTTGTTCGCCTTTTCGAAAAATGCCCAGCATCTTCGACTGAGCCACAGTAAAATGTTCAACAACATCCGTGAAATACATAAAAtacattaaaattattcacttgAACCGAGCTCGATGTGCCTGTCTGTCGGGAAAATAAAGTTATCAAAAATCGCAACTTTTTCGTGTGGagaaattttctctctctctctctctctcgttttttttttttttttttttgtctttataTTTACTATTTATATATTGAACATTTCCATGTGCCAGGTTTTAACCCCTATAAAAATAGTGTTTATTCATCTTActtaatactttttttttttttttttttttttttttttttttttttttttttttttttttgtataattctCCATTGAAATTCTTGCAAGTCTATCAAGATTAGAACCGGACACGAGGCGAAGAAGCGCGATGTCGTGGTACGAAGAAGAAGGCTTGTATCGAAAGTATCTGATCCGCTCGACGATGCGACGATCCTCCGGTTCCGCCCCGTCGTCGCAACGCTGGAGGTTCGAATCGCCAACGCGGACCCATTTCGCAGGGTCCCTAGGAATTGAACAGGCATCTGGTAAGGTGTAAAGGTAAAGAACAATACCAAGGACCAGCAAAATGTGCAAACCAGTGTCGATGATGGACTTCCAAGTGATTCAACAGCGATTCGCGATAACTTTGTTACAGCGCGTCGACTACGTTTGCGGTTTGATTGACCAGCAACTTTTCTTGCATGATTTTATTCGCAGTCCTGCAGTGAAATCCCAGAACAACAATGCTGTGGCAAGGCTTACCAATACGATGAAACGATGCAGTGGGCTGCCGTCAGGGCGAAGTTCTCGGATATCAGAGCGCCGCTGTGGTACCAGCCGACTTCACCGGTTGGCAAATCGTAGCCAACCGCTGCCATGTGGGGAAACTCCATACGCTCGGCCCTTGTTCCTCCCAGAACGAACTTCTGGGACCTGAACGCGTACTGGGAAACGTTGAATTTCCGTTCTGTGCCTGAGGTAATCACTGGCGAGCTGTGGACGTAAACGTACCCAGCCTATTCAGCGCATTCtgtaaaagtaaatgaaattcaatgtgtGAACCAATGGCACAGCTGTAATTCACGCTCGCAAAATTCGAGATAATTTTCAGGCGCAGGAGACTCACTCTATCTTGCTATTGCACCTGGTTCATCGTCGATCGTGTTTCGGATTACTCGTGGACCCGAAGTTGGACAGCAAACGATTAGCTCATAACCGGCATATCCGCAGAGCGAATCGGGTTCGTTGCCGTTCTCCAATTCCTGGAACACGACCTGGCAGTTCTTCAATAAAGCGCAAATCCCGGCCTCACCATTCGTCGACTTGCATGTCTCGCCTGAAACATTGTCCAGAGTAAGGAACTTTTATCCGAATCGCTTCCACTATGAATGAGGTAAGGTTTCGTAGGATATGGTCAAactttgtttattcaatacaacgtttcggccgggcccggATGGCCATCATCAGGATAAAAGGGGGGGATGACAAACTTGGAATAAATGTTATGCATTCGCCATGATGCTGCAGGACTTCTAGCCAAcccaaatttttccaatcgcAGCCAAGAGAACCTGGCGTTGGCTTCCGTTATGACGAAGTCAGCGTCAGGAGAACGAGGAAAGACCTGCCAAATGGAAATAAAACCGAACGTGTGTTACGAGATTTCGGATTCATAGTTCGAGGCATCAGGCACTGAGATGCCACACTGCTCTGAGGTCAATAGTACATCACTAGTATCGTATCGATAGTAGTGATGCTGCAAGGTTTCTAACACACCGAAatttttctaagtccccggaggagaaaaaaaaaaatgttcgtttaaaaaattattcagacTCTTAGTCCATGCAAGGTCCGAGCGACTGCCCGCAGCTTCGGTGAGCTTCAAACATCAAGCGCAACGCAGGTACTCGTTACGAAGTAAAACATGTTCGGTATTAGCAAAATAAATCGAGGTTTATTAATAAGgcacttttattcaaaataattgtagTGGTCGAACTTTGCGCACTCGTATCGTGATGTACTATTGACCTCAGAGCAGTGTGGCGTCTCAGTGCTTGATGCCTGGAACTATGAATCCGAAATCTCGTAACAGACGTTCGGTTTTATTTCCATTCGACAGGTCTTTCCTCGTTGTCCTGACGCTGACTTCGTCATAACGGAAGCCAACGCCAGGTTCTCTTGGCTGGGGTGTCTGCCTCGCGATTCTCATTCGCATAGCTTCGCCCGCTTTCCGCGTCCCAAATCGCTGGTAAGGATGTAAAGCCTCGTCGAGTACGTCATCTTCCTCGTACACATCGATCGGAACCAACAACGTTTCACTCCAACTTATCACTGCGGCACCGATTCGCCTGTGGTCCAACATAACGAAGGATTTGTGTGGGGCTTGGTGAACCGCAATCACCGAATCTCCTTGCCAGCCTTTCTCGCTCATAGAGGCGGCCAAGTCTCCGATGTAAACGCGGTCCCGTGTGAAGTCGCCCATGTTGCTTTGGGAGAATCTGATTTTCCCAGACCAGATGAGCCAGCGTACATCGTCTACAGCTATCACGTGCGTTCGCATCGTATTGAGATATTTCTTATATTTCCCTTACTTATCATCATAAGTGGATCTCTGATCTCCGAAAGCTTCGTCTTGACTGCTGCCCACTGCTTGGAATCCCGCAACGCGTAAGCGCGAATCAAACTTTTCCTTACCATCGATTACCAGCGAGGAAGATGACGTACTCGACGAGGCTTTACATCCTTACCAGCGATTTGGGACGCGGAAAGCGGGCGAAGCTATGCGAATGAGAATCGCGAGGCAGACACCCCAGCCAAGAGAACCTGGCGTTGGCTTCCGTTATGACGAAGTCAGCGTCAGGACAACGAGGAAAGACCTGTCGAATGGAAATAAAACCGAACGTCTGTTACGAGATTTCGGATTCATAGTTCCAGGCATCAAGCACTGAGACGCCACACTGCTCTGAGGTCAATAGTACATCACGATACGAGTGCGCAAAGTTCGACCActacaattattttgaataaaagtgcCTTATTAATAAACCTCGATTTATTTTGCTAATACCGAACATGTTTTACTTCGTAACGAGTACCTGCGTTGCGCTTGATGTTTGAAGCTCACCGAAGCTTCGACCActacaattattttgaataaaagtgcCTTATTAATAAACCTCGATTTATTTTGCTAATACCGAACATGTTTTACTTCGTAACGAGTACCTGCGTTGCGCTTGATGTTTGAAGCTCACCGAAGCTGCGGGCAGTCGCTCGGACCTTGCATGGATTAAGAgtctgaataattttttaaaccaacatttttttttttttctccttcggggacttagaaaaatTTCGGTGTGCTAGAAACCTTGCGGCATCACTACTACATGCGTACCTGCACCAAGTGCGGATTATTATACGCTGTACAGCGACCGCTGATAAAAGTTTACAAGCGCAGTTGACGTAATCGCGTTCGGGATTTATCACACTTTGACGAATCGGTTCGCCTCTACGTATAACCGAACTCGCAGAACTAGTCGGAATCATTTCGTTTCAAGATGCGCTTATTCTTAAAGAGAACCGCTTTTCTCATACCGCTTCTCGTCGTACGATACAGTCAAGTTTTCGGAGCCGGTGATAAGAGTCGGGAGAGTGAGTTGACGGTTTTTAAACAAGTTTACAGAAATTATTATGGAATTTTCGATTACTCCTTACGTTCTACGGTTATACTTTGTCTCTACAGAATGTAAGGAATACGCAAGTTTTGTCTACGCAGATGAAGAAGTTCCAGTTCTGCGAATAAATGCCGGTAAAAGTTCGGTTTCGCGTTGCGGTATCGTCGAGGTTCCGCTTATCATAGGTGGATCAAAAGCTGTTAGAAAAGAATTTCCACACATGGTTTGTAACGACAGGTTTCTTCACAGGTATATCGGATAAGTggggatgaaaaatcgaattatcGCGAtctgaaagcaaaaaaaaaaaaaaaaaataaaatattaggCACTCGAATCATTTTAAAATAACCCTATCGCACGTCGTTTACAGGCGCTGATCGGTTTCGGTAATTCCACCATCTCGTGGCAGTGCGGAGGATCTCTGATCTCCGAAAGCTTCGTCTTGACTGCTGCCCACTGCTTGGAATCTCGCAACGCGTAAGCGTGAATCAAACTTGACAATGATTTATCgtttaataataatcagtATATACGGTTTGAATTCGTGCGTTCTGATTTTCCGGTTCGTCTCGGACGAGGAACCGAAACTCATGAGGACGAATCGCTTCTCTCGGTTACTCTTTTGCGCGTGCGATTAATCGACGATTCATAAAATGATCGGATTGATTTCAGAGGACCGGCTACGAAGGTGAGAGCCGGATTAACGAATCAGAAAAATCCGGAGGACGGGATGCAGGAGAGAAACATCGCGGAAAGGATCAAGCATCCGAAATATCAGCTGCCTGCCCGCTACCACGACGTAGGTTTGATCAAAGTCAATGAGCCGTTTGACCTGAACTCTGAAATTCGTCCGGCTTGTCTTCACACGGAGAACGATATTCCCGGCACAAAAGGAATAGCAACTGGCTTCGGAAAGCAAGCTTTCGGTATTTCAGTgttaaatcaaataaaaagtaataaaattgcGGTAAATCCTTTGCCAGGTTTCGAACAGCCGTCGTTTCTTGTACCTCGGTGTCAAGTCTGCAGAATCGGCGATCCGGTTGTCCAGGAAACTCGTTTCGACCGCTTCTGCGTGCTTAAATCGAAGGACCTCTTAAATGTGCATGACGATTGCGGTGAAATCGACTAATTGAACCGCCGATCTCTCTTGTTTCAGAGCGCGAAAATGGCAGCGACGATCTCATGAAGGTGCAGCTGACTTACGTGCCGGAAAACGATTGCAGGAAAACTTTCAAGGTGGATATTGGCGGAAGACAACTGCCCGATGGTCTGATACCGAGCTTAATCTGCGCCGGTGAATTGGGCGGTGGCAAAGACACCTGTCAGGTGATTGGAGGATTCGAAATGAAATCGTTTTCCGCGTTTCCTTATCGACTTCCGATATCTTTACAGGGTGACAGCGGCGGGCCCCTTCAAAGGGTCCTAAACGATCCCTATTGCATGTACAGCATTGTGGGTGTAACAAGTTTCGGAAAATTTTGTGGGTTCAAAAATTCACCAGCCATATACAGCAGAGTTGGTTCCTACATCGACTGGATCGAAAGCAACGTTTGGCCTTGAATAAGTCCGactttttattgttattctcactctttaattatttataattttggttttcttcgaaattttcaacctcgaagagAAGACAAAAAGAAATAGCAGTAAATCTTGTTTTTCGGAGATTTCTTTTGCTCGTCAAATATATTTgactgtttttctttctttttttttttctctcattattattatttacaataaagcGATTACCTCTGGCAATGAACCTACGTTAATTATCGTCGGTTGAGAAAAATCTATATTATCGATTtactaataaaaaatattaatcgcAGTCTGTTCCAAAAGATGGAGACTGTTTTCACAGCGGCGGTTAGGAGCAATGCAATTATCGATGAACTTGCGGATGAATACCTTTCATTTACTCCCGCCAACTGTTGGCTACACAGCTTAAATAATATCCCAACTGTTTCGCAGATGGCAGCATCGGGCTGAGAATAAGTTTATCTCACCAACAACTAATCGCGAGTAAAATCCCTTCCTGAGAATGGAAATTCGTTTTTGTCGTTTAAGTATGTCAAATcatttgtgaatatttttttgcatttggaagagaaaaaaaaaacaatatcatTCAACGCTGGTGAGAAACTCTTcgtgaaattatgaaaaaatagatattcaatttgtagaaaaattgaaactctgcgtgaaattataaaaaaatagatattCAATTTGCGGAAAAATTGAACACCTTTTCTCAGAAAATTGTTCCAAAGGTTTTTTCGTGTTgtaattgttgtaatttttctttcgcaatTCGAATCATTTACCGCGTATAAATGATTTTCTGTTTTAAACGCAAACTATTGTAATTGAAACCCGCGACtcatcgattatt is a window of Neodiprion fabricii isolate iyNeoFabr1 chromosome 6, iyNeoFabr1.1, whole genome shotgun sequence DNA encoding:
- the LOC124185874 gene encoding serine protease snake-like isoform X3, coding for MNEALIGFGNSTISWQCGGSLISESFVLTAAHCLESRNAGPATKVRAGLTNQKNPEDGMQERNIAERIKHPKYQLPARYHDVGLIKVNEPFDLNSEIRPACLHTENDIPGTKGIATGFGKQAFERENGSDDLMKVQLTYVPENDCRKTFKVDIGGRQLPDGLIPSLICAGELGGGKDTCQVIGGFEMKSFSAFPYRLPISLQGDSGGPLQRVLNDPYCMYSIVGVTSFGKFCGFKNSPAIYSRVGSYIDWIESNVWP
- the LOC124185874 gene encoding serine protease snake-like isoform X2, which gives rise to MRLFLKRTAFLIPLLVVRYSQVFGAGDKSREKCKEYASFVYADEEVPVLRINAGKSSVSRCGIVEVPLIIGGSKAVRKEFPHMALIGFGNSTISWQCGGSLISESFVLTAAHCLESRNAGPATKVRAGLTNQKNPEDGMQERNIAERIKHPKYQLPARYHDVGLIKVNEPFDLNSEIRPACLHTENDIPGTKGIATGFGKQAFERENGSDDLMKVQLTYVPENDCRKTFKVDIGGRQLPDGLIPSLICAGELGGGKDTCQGDSGGPLQRVLNDPYCMYSIVGVTSFGKFCGFKNSPAIYSRVGSYIDWIESNVWP
- the LOC124185874 gene encoding serine protease snake-like isoform X1; the protein is MRLFLKRTAFLIPLLVVRYSQVFGAGDKSREKCKEYASFVYADEEVPVLRINAGKSSVSRCGIVEVPLIIGGSKAVRKEFPHMALIGFGNSTISWQCGGSLISESFVLTAAHCLESRNAGPATKVRAGLTNQKNPEDGMQERNIAERIKHPKYQLPARYHDVGLIKVNEPFDLNSEIRPACLHTENDIPGTKGIATGFGKQAFERENGSDDLMKVQLTYVPENDCRKTFKVDIGGRQLPDGLIPSLICAGELGGGKDTCQVIGGFEMKSFSAFPYRLPISLQGDSGGPLQRVLNDPYCMYSIVGVTSFGKFCGFKNSPAIYSRVGSYIDWIESNVWP